A stretch of Camelina sativa cultivar DH55 chromosome 18, Cs, whole genome shotgun sequence DNA encodes these proteins:
- the LOC104761062 gene encoding bidirectional sugar transporter SWEET13-like translates to MALTHNVWAFVFGIMGNIISFVVFLAPVPTFIRIVKKKSTEGFQSLPYLSAIFSAMLWIYYAMQKDGSGFLLITINAVGCVIETIYIVLFVTYANKKTRISTLKVLGLLNFLGFAVIVLVCELLTKGSTREKVLGGICVGFSVSVFAAPLSIMRVVVRTRSVEFMPFSLSLFLTLSAVTWLFYGLAIKDFYVALPNVLGAFLGAVQMILYIIFKYYKTPVAQKTDKSKAVASEYSIDIAKLTTITPGPISDSTVHQAPAVHNVLETQIQVTEVKSQNMNDGEDQTSKDVQNQNQV, encoded by the exons ATGGCTCTAACTCACAATGTATGGGCGTTTGTGTTCGGAATCATGG GTAACATCATATCATTCGTCGTGTTCTTGGCCCCAGT gCCCACTTTTATACGGATCGTCAAGAAGAAATCTACAGAAGGATTTCAGTCTCTTCCCTATCTTTCCGCGATTTTCAGCGCCATGCTTTGGATTTACTACGCTATGCAAAAGGATGGATCAGGTTTCCTTCTCATCACCATAAACGCTGTCGGATGCGTCATCGAAACCATCTACATCGTCCTCTTTGTAACCTATGCTAACAAGAAAACCAGA ATATCCACTCTGAAAGTTCTTGGTCTCTTGAACTTTTTGGGGTTTGCTGTCATTGTTCTTGTCTGCGAGCTCTTAACCAAAGGTTCCACACGTGAGAAAGTGCTCGGAGGGATTTGCGTTGGATTTTCCGTCAGTGTGTTCGCAGCTCCTTTGAGTATCATG AGAGTGGTGGTACGTACAAGAAGTGTGGAGTTTATGCCCTTCTCTTTATCGTTGTTTCTTACGTTAAGCGCTGTCACGTGGCTATTCTACGGTCTTGCTATTAAAGACTTCTACGTTGCG CTTCCAAATGTATTGGGCGCGTTCTTAGGAGCTGTTCAAATGATTCTCTACATAATTTTCAAGTACTACAAAACTCCGGTGGCTCAGAAGACAGACAAATCCAAAGCGGTTGCGTCCGAATACTCCATCGATATAGCGAAGCTAACAACCATTACACCCGGTCCGATTTCGGATTCGACGGTTCATCAAGCGCCTGCTGTTCACAATGTTCTTGAGACTCAGATTCAAGTGACCGAGGTCAAGAGCCAGAACATGAACGATGGGGAAGACCAGACTAGCAAGGATGTCCAGAACCAAAACCAAGTTTAA